The Epinephelus lanceolatus isolate andai-2023 chromosome 14, ASM4190304v1, whole genome shotgun sequence genome has a window encoding:
- the esd gene encoding S-formylglutathione hydrolase, with protein MALTQVSSNKCAGGFQKVFEHESTELKCKMKFAVYLPPKAETDKCPVMYWLSGLTCTEQNFITKAGSQLPAAEHGIIIVAPDTSPRGCNIEGEDENWDFGTGAGFYVDATQDPWKTNYRMYSYITEELPKLINANFPTNPDKMSISGHSMGGHGALICALKNPGKYKAVSAFAPICNPMQCPWGQKAFSGYLGSDRSTWEAYDATVLAGAYSGPQLDILIDQGRDDQFLSASQLLPDNLIAVCSEKKIPVVFRLQPGYDHSYFFIYSFMSDHIKHHAKFLNA; from the exons ATGGCTCTCACACAAGTGTCCTCCAACAAGTGCGCTGGCGGCTTCCAGAAGGTTTTCGAACATGAGAG CACTGAGCTCAAGTGTAAGATGAAGTTTGCCGTCTACCTGCCTCCCAAGGCTGAGACCGACAAGTGTCCCGTCATGTACTGGCTCTCTG gCCTGACGTGCACGGAGCAGAACTTCATCACCAAAGCTGGCAGTCAGCTTCCTGCTGCAGAGCACGGCATCATCATCGTCGCTCCGGACACCAGCCCAC GCGGCTGTAACATCGAGGGCGAGGATGAGAACTGGGATTTCGGCACTGGAGCTGGTTTCTACGTCGACGCCACGCAGGACCCCTGGAAGACCAACTACCGCATGTACTCCTACATCACAGAGGAG CTCCCCAAACTGATCAACGCTAACTTCCCCACCAACCCAGACAAGATGTCCATCAGCGGTCACTCCATGGGCGGGCATGGGGCGCTCATCTGTGCCCTGAAGAACCCTGGGAAATACAAG GCTGTGTCTGCGTTTGCTCCCATCTGTAACCCAATGCAGTGTCCCTGGGGACAGAAGGCCTTCTCAGGATACCTGGGCTCTGACAGGTCCACGTGGGAG GCGTACGACGCCACCGTGTTGGCGGGAGCGTACTCTGGCCCTCAGCTCGACATCCTGATCGATCAGGGCCGTGACGACCAGTTCCTGTCAGCCAGCCAGCTGCTGCCCGACAACCTGATCGCCGTCTGCTCCGAGAAGAAGATCCCCGTCGTCTTCAGGCTGCAGCCG